The sequence AAGGCAGCCCTTATTCCCGGCGGAACATCTGCAGGCGCTGAAATCGCTAAGAAAACCGGCGGGCTTCCTCCTTATAAAACAGACTACTCCCACCCTGAGTATGAGGCAGTGCGCAGAGCGGGTGTCACTGAGAAGTGCTACCTCTGCCACCACAGACTGATGGTTAATGAAAAACCATGGTGTGTGAAATCCTGCCCTTCAGGCGCAAGGGTTGTGGGTGATAAGAACGACCCGAGCAGCGAAGTAAGCAAACTGCTTGCGAAGTATCCCTCCATGGTGCTTAAACCCGAGGAAGGAACCAAGCCAAATGTTTACTATATAAGGAACTTTAAGGTGTAGCACACCTGCTGCGCTTTGAATAAACCATCGGCGGAGGGAAATCCCTCCGCCACTATTTATTTTTTATAACGGAGTGAATATGGAAACGAAATTCCCCGAAACGGCAGCGATAAAAACGGAAGCTTACAGGCTTCTCGCACTGTGTTTTTATCCGCCGAAAGAAACAGTACTGGAAGAGAAAACAATCACCGAATCCCTTGCCTGCGCCTTGGATTCGCTTGGAATACATAAAGAAGCGGAAGAGCTGAAAGCGGCTTTCGCCGAAACGCCTGAAGATGCTCTGGAGCTTGACTTCGCCAGACTGTTTGTCGGTCCCTTCGAGCTTCCCTGTCCGCCTTACGGTTCTGTTTATCTGGAAAAAGACAGGCAGATTATGGGGAAAACCACCATGGACGTAGCGGCGATATACGAAGCCGCGGGTCTTCAGGTTGAAGAGGAAATGCACGAGCCCGCAGATCACATAGCTATCGAGCTTGAGTTTATGCACCTGATGGATATACGCATAAGGAATGCTGAGCAGGCTGATAACAAAGAGGACGTCGATGCTTTGTCCGAGCTAAGGAGAATGTTTCAGGAATCATATTTCGTTCCGTTCGCGTCAAAATTCGCTGACGCAGTGGCAGAAAATGCCGAAACTTCATTTTACAGAGCGGTCGGCAAGGCTTTCAATAAATTCATTGCTTCCTGATATATAACGCCGACATGGTTTTCCCTCCATTTCCTGCCTGCTCTTTAACCGCAAAAGGGCGGGCAGGTTTTTTAGGCTATTCTTTTACGATTCCTTCACGCCATGCGTAAACGGCGGCTTGGGTACGGTCTGTTAAATAGAGCTTGCTCAGAATGTTGCTTACGTGGGATTTCACGGTTTTTTCCGAGATATTCAGGCGTGCCGCAATATCCATGTTTGACAAACCTTCCGCGATACGCTGGAGCACCTCCATCTCACGTTCGGTTAAATCTTCGTGGAGCTGGTTTTCCTGTGTCTTTGCCGCCCGAGCCCGTGTAACGACGGTCACAAGCGCCTTGGCGACGCGCGGACTGATGGTGCTTTCTCCCGCAGCCGCTTTCCGCACGGAGCGGATGAGGTCTTCAGGCGTTGTGTCCTTCAATATATAGGAGATTGCTCCTGCCTGTGTTGTAGGCACAACATATTCATCACCTTCGTGGGAGGTGACCATGATAATCTGGCTGCGCGGGCTGACCTTTTTAATCTGGCGCACGGTTTCGACCGCAGGCTGATCAGGCATGAACAGATCCAGCAGCACCACATCCGGCGCATGCTTTTCAGCGGCTTCCACCGCTTCGGCGCCTCCGGAGGCAACACCCATCACTTCAATATCTTCGGCAGTGGCGAGAAAGGCGGTTAATCCCTTGCGAACCATTGCGTGATCATCGGCAAGAATGAGTGTGATTTTCTCGGTCATGTCTCGTTCCTCCATGAGATCTTGATAAGAGTTCCGCTGTTTTCGGCGCTTTCGATTTCAAATTCTCCGCACGGCAAATGACGCGCCCTGTCACGCATTGAGGTAATGCCGAATCCTCCGGTTTTTTTGCCTGTATCAAACCCGCTGCCGTTATCGGTGATCGTCAGTACGGAAGCTGCGTGGTCGATTCTGCTTTCAATTATAATTTGAGAAGCACTGCCGTGACGAATTGCGTTCATCAGCGCCTCCTGCACAATCCGCAGCACATGATGCTCGGTGTGAGCGTTAAACCGGACAGAGTCAAAACAGCTTAATTCGATATTCACGCCGAAGCGCCGTCTGAAATCATCCGCAATCATGCCGATACGCTCAAAAAGTGATGTATC is a genomic window of Geovibrio thiophilus containing:
- a CDS encoding TorD/DmsD family molecular chaperone, translating into METKFPETAAIKTEAYRLLALCFYPPKETVLEEKTITESLACALDSLGIHKEAEELKAAFAETPEDALELDFARLFVGPFELPCPPYGSVYLEKDRQIMGKTTMDVAAIYEAAGLQVEEEMHEPADHIAIELEFMHLMDIRIRNAEQADNKEDVDALSELRRMFQESYFVPFASKFADAVAENAETSFYRAVGKAFNKFIAS
- a CDS encoding response regulator — encoded protein: MTEKITLILADDHAMVRKGLTAFLATAEDIEVMGVASGGAEAVEAAEKHAPDVVLLDLFMPDQPAVETVRQIKKVSPRSQIIMVTSHEGDEYVVPTTQAGAISYILKDTTPEDLIRSVRKAAAGESTISPRVAKALVTVVTRARAAKTQENQLHEDLTEREMEVLQRIAEGLSNMDIAARLNISEKTVKSHVSNILSKLYLTDRTQAAVYAWREGIVKE